The Cystobacter ferrugineus genome contains the following window.
GATAGTTGAACGCCTCCAGCAAGCGGGGGTTCCTCGGGTCACCGCTCAGCCGCTCCAGGAGCGCTTCGGCCTCGACGACTCCGTCCTCACCGAAGTGGGCGAGCAGGAGGTGAACCATGGCCCAGGTGTGGCGCCCCTCCTCGAGGAAGAACTGGAACACGTTCTCCAGGTCCGGGTTGCTCGGCGCCATCTGCGTCAGCAGCCGGCTCTGCTCGACGGCGGCGTTCTCCACGTCGGCCTGCACGCAGATGTGCTGCAGCAGCAGCGTGCGGTATTCGCTCGGAACCTCCTCCCACGCCTTCTTGCCACGGTGGTCGCCGAAGGCGATCTCGTCCTGGTCCATCGGCACCATGAAGAGGCCCCAGCGATACTCGTCGGGACGCATCGTCTTGTACTCGGCCCAGTCCACGCCGCTGACCGCCCCGGTCGGCGTGCGAAGGCGCATCTGCCGATCGAGGAACTCGGTGGGCCCCCGCTCGCGCCACCACACGTGGAACTTCTTCTGGTACGAGGAGATCTGCCGTGCGAGCTGCGTCCGCTCGTCGAGGCCGATGTTGTTGGGAAGTATCATGTTGTCTCCCTACGCTCCCGCCACCGCAGGAGCGGCAGCCTGCGACGCCCTGGTGTCGATGAAACCGAGAACGTACTCCGCCAGCGTGGCGGGGTCGTTGAAGATCTGCAGATGGCCGCCCTTACCGAGCAGGCGAAGCTCGAGGGATGGATGCAGCTTCGAGAGCTGAACGGACTCCGAGAAGTGGCTGTACGTGTCGTCCCGGCAGTGAATGGCCAGCGTCGGCACCGAGTCGAGCGCGGTCGAGACAAACTGCTTGGCGAGGAGCCTGTTGTCTTCATACGCCTTCATGTACCTGGAGAAGACGTATGTCATCCGCGGGTCGGCCAAATGGCGCATCGTCAGCTTTTCCGCCGCGTTCTGCGCCGTCGCGGGAACGCCATTGTATTTGTTCAGAAGCCTGCCGAGCTTCTCCGCGTGCAACAGGCCATGCTTCTCGATCTCCAGGTAGATGGGCAGTGCACATCGATCGAACTCGGACTTGACCAGCGAGTAACCCAGCCCCGCCGGGGCAATCCAAGACATCGTCCGCGGCTTGACCTGGCCGCTGGCGGTGGCATGCACGGCAAGCTGCGCCGCCTGACACCAGCCGACGAAGTGAAACGCCTCGAAGCCCTGCTGCTTGAGGACCTCGGAGAAATGCCTTGACTGGTCGGCGAGCCCAAGGTCCGTGTCATACACCGGGATGGCGGAGTCCGGACACCCCCTTGACTCCCAAATCAAGACATGGAATCGCTGGGAGAGGAGCCGGGCGAGTCGCGCCACCAGCAAGAAGGTGACTCCGTAGGGCGGCAAGACCACGACCTTCTCCGCGTCCTTCGGACCGAACTCATAGAGGGTACTCTGCCGTCCGTCGCCGCTCTCCACGGTCAGGTAGCGAACCTCCTCAAGCTCAGGTTCGACCATCACCGTTTCAATACCCGCGAGATAGGACGGCTTCGCTCCTGCTGCTGGCGTACTCATTGGTTGTGGCCTCGCTGCAATCCTCATCTGGAGACGACGGCGGTACAGGAGCCCCCGAGGCAGCGGGATCAGCAGTTGCTGCGCGTCAGGGCTTCCCGTAGCGATTTCGGCCTCATGTCCGTCCAGACCTCCTGGATGTAGGACTGACACGTTTCCTTGCTTCCCTTGGGCCCAACGGTCTTCCACCCCCCCGGAATTTCGCGGCGCGCGGGCCAGAGCGAGTACTGCTCTTCGCCGTTGATCAAGACAACGTACTCGGCTTCGTCCCCGTTCATGCTCATCGTCGTTCCCCTGCCGAGCCTCGCGGCCCGGCAACTTGCGGTTCGGCCAAATACGCTTCCTGCCCTGCGTCCACCGAGCCACCAGGGCGCGTCGCGCCCAGTTGCGGCCGTCTCCGGACGAGGCAGGCGTTTCCGGACAGGCCGACGCACTCGGCATTCGGCCCGCGCACGCCACGAGTTCAGTTATGCTCGATTCAAGGCACATACTTGTTGTGAAGTCAACTTAAGTTTGACTCATCTGGACAATATGTTCCTTGGAGGACATAGGACTGACTAAGCTGGATCCCCACCGCACGCGCTGGTATTAGGGGCCGCTCGTCGTGTCAGCCATGAGGACATATGCCCGCCAGCTCCACTCCCTCTCTGGAAAGTGGCGATTTTTTCGCCGACGTCACGTTTTCTGATCTATCGATCGAGTCGGCTGACCTCTCCGGCAAGGAATTCGAGCGCTGCACGTTCCGGCGGTGCAAGTTGCCCGAAAGCCGCTGGGTCCGGAGCCGCCTGGAGGATTGCGTGTTCGAGGGATGCGATCTCCTGCGGATGGTACCGGAGAAGCTCGCGCTGCGAAGCGTGACCTTCAAAGACACCCGCCTGATGGGCGTGGACTGGAGTGGACTCGGAACCATGCCGGACGTCCAGTTCGAACAGTGCGACCTGCGCTACAGCTCCTTCTTGAAGTTGAATCTACGCAAGACGCGGTTCGTTGGCTGCTCCGCGCGCGAAGCCAACTTCATTGACGTGGACCTCGCCGAGTCGGACTTCACCGGCACCGATATGCCGGGATGCACCATGCAGGGCTGCGTCCTCACCAAGACCAATTTTGCTCGATCGACCAATCTCATCTTCGACCCGAAGGCGAACCAGGTCAAAGGGACGCGTGTTGGCGTGGAGACCGCCGTCGCCCTCGCCCAAGCGTTGGGAATGGTGGTCGACGGCTATCAGACACCCTGAGCCGGCCCCCCCCCGGCGGTAACGAGGTCACGTGGTATGAAACGGTTCTTCAAGCTCCAGCTGCGCACCACCAACGTCCCCGCGGCACGGGCGTTCTACTCGGCTCTGTTCGGTGAGGGCGCCGCCAACGCAGACATCGTGCCGCTGCCCGAGCAGGCGATTGCCCGCGGCGCACCCGCCCATTGGCTGGGTTACGTCGGCGTCGAGGACGTCGATGAAGCGGTGCGCTCGTTCGTGGGGCGCGGGGCGACCCAGCTCGGCCCGACCCACCCGACGAACGACGGCGGGCGCGTCGCGATCCTCCGCGATCCTGGAGGGGCGACCTTCGCCGTGGCGACGGCACCGGCAACGACGAGAGCGCTCCAGCCGGAGGTGGTCTGGCAGCAGCTCTATGCCGCGAACGTGCAACAGACGGCCGCCTCGTATTGCGACCTGTTCGGATGGCGGCTCTCGGATCGCCGCGACCTTGGTGCGCTGGGGGTTCACCAGGAGTTCACCTGGCGCTCGGACGAGCCGAGCGCCGGCTCGGTCGTGGACGTGGCGGGGCTCAAGGGGGTCCATTCGCACTGGCTGTTCCATTTCCGCGTCGCCGCGCTCGCTCCCGCGATGGAGGTCGTCCGCAAGGCCGGAGGCGTCGTCATCGGCCCCATGGAACTTCCGAATGGCGATCGCATCGCCGTGTGCGAGGATCCGCAACGGGCGGCGTTCGCGCTTCGCGAATCCAGCCACGGACGCTGAGCGCTCCGTCGTTGCGAGTTGACGTGTTGCCGAACCCTTAACCCATCTCACGAGGCGGCGGTCATAAAACATATGCAAGAGATCGGCCAGACGGCACTTTGGGTGGCGGGAATGCGCGCGCTTGAGACCGAGCGTTCCAACCCACTGTTCCGGGATCCCTTTGCCCGTCGACTCGCCGGTGACACGCTCGTCGAGGAGCTGCGGCGCCGCAATGCCGGTGAGGGCGCCATGCCTCCCGCCATCGAGGTTCGCACGCGCTGGCTCGATGATCAGATCACGCTGGGGTTGGGCCGCGGCATCCGCCAGATCGTCATCCTCGCCGCGGGAATGGATGCCCGCGCCTACCGTTTGGCCTGGCCGGGAGACACGCGGCTGTTCGAGCTCGACCACGACGCCGTGCTCCAGGACAAGGAGGCGAAGCTGACCGGCGTCGCGCCGAAATGTGAGCGACATGCCGTGTCGGTCGATCTGGCCGATGACTGGCCGGCGGCGCTGAAGAAAAGCGGATTCGATCCCGGCGTGCCCACCCTGTGGCTCATCGAGGGATTGCTCGTCTACCTCACCGAGGAGCAGGTCACGCTGCTCATGGCCCGTGTCAACGCCCTGAGCGTTCCCGAGAGCATCGTCCTCATCGACGTCGTTGGCCGTTCGATTTTGGACTCCTCGCGCGTCAAGTTGATGCACGACCTCGCCCGCCAGTTCGGCACCGACGAGCCCGAGGTGATTCTAAGGCCGATTGGCTGGGACCCCCACGTCTACACCACCGCGGCCATCGGGAAGCAGCTCGGGCGCTGGCCCTTCCCCGTGGCGCCACGCGGCACCCCCGGTGTGCCCCAGGGATACCTGGTGCACGGAGTCAAGCGCTGAGCGCGCGCGACCAGCGCCCGCAGGCGCTCGCTCCCCTTTCAATGCAGCAATACGGTGCCGTCGGAGAAGCCAGAGTGAATGGGACGACAGGGAAGACAGGGTTGGTAGCAGAAAGGTCGGGCGCGATTTCCCCGAGGGACTACAAGTCCAAGGAGTTGGTGTGGGATTCGCTTGCCGCCACACGCAGCAAGCCCCGGCGCGTACTGCCGGAGGGGGACGTGGTCGGGCACCTGTACCCGCCGGCCAAGGCGGCCCTGCTCACCCACCCGCTCATGAAGAACCTTCCGCCCGAGACGCTGCGGCTGTTCTTCATCCACTCCGCCTACAAGTTCATGGGGGACATCGCCATCTTCGAGACGGAGACCGTCAACGAGGTGGCGATGAAGATCGCCAACGGTCACACGCCCATCACGTTCCCGGACGACATCCGCCACGACGCGCTCACCGTCATCATCGATGAGGCCTATCACGCCTACGTGGCACGCGACTTCATGCGGCAGATCGAGCAGCGCACGGGCGTCAAGCCGCTGCCCCTGGGAACGGAGACGGACCTGTCCAGGGCCATGGCTTTCGGCAAGCACCGGCTGCCCGAGACGCTGCACGGGCTCTGGGAAATCATCGCCGTCTGCATCGGGGAAAACACACTCACCAAGGATCTGCTGAACCTGACGGGTGAGAAGTCCTTCAACGAAGTGCTCCATCAGGTGATGGAGGACCATGTTCGCGACGAGGGCCGCCACGCGGTCCTCTTCATGAACGTGCTCAAGCTGGTGTGGAGTGAGATGGAGGAGAGCGCCCGGCTCGCCATCGGTCAGCTGCTGCCAGAGTTCATCCGCGAGTACCTCAGCCCGAAGATGATGGCGGAGTACGAGCGCGTCGTGCTGGAGCAGCTCGGTCTAGCGGCCGAGCACATCGAGCGGATCCTCTCCGAGACGTACTCGGAGCCGACGCTGGAGGATTTCCGCGCGCGATATCCCCTCTCCGGGTACCTGGTCTACGTGCTGATGCAGTGCGACGTCCTGTCGCACGCGCCGACGCGCGAGGCGTTCCGCCGATTCAAGCTGCTCGCCCACTGAGCCCGGAGACCCAGGAACATGAGAGTGCCGGAGAGTAAATTTTTCAGCTAGCCTGCCCGCCATCATGTTGGCAATATACCAATTTGTAGGTAACGGGGAGCGTGTGTCATGGCCAACCAGCGGGTCGCATTCATTGAGTTGACGGTCTTCTCTGGCGTTTATCCCTTGGCCTCTGGCTACATGCGTGGCGTGGCCGAGCAGAACCCCTTGATCAGGGAGTCGTGCAGCTTCGAAATCCACTCGATCTGCATCAACGACGACCGATTCGAAGACAAGCTCAACAAGATCGATGCCGATGTCTACGCGATCTCTTGCTATGTCTGGAACATGGGCTTCGTGAAGCGGTGGCTCCCCACCCTCACCGCCCGCAAGCCCAACGCGCACATCATCCTTGGCGGTCCGCAGGTGATGAACCACGGGGCGCAGTACCTGGATCCGGGCAACGAGCGGGTGGTGCTCTGCAACGGTGAGGGTGAGTATACCTTCGCGAACTACCTGGCCGAACTCTGCTCCCCCCAGCCCGACCTTGGCAAGGTCAAGGGCCTCTCCTTCTACCGGAACGGAGAGCTGATCACGACCGAGCCCCAAGCGCGCATCCAGGATCTGAACACGGTCCCATCTCCCTACCTGGAAGGCTACTTCGACAGCGAGAAGTACGTGTGGGCGCCCCTTGAGACGAACCGGGGATGCCCCTACCAGTGCACCTACTGCTTCTGGGGGGCGGCGACCAACTCGCGCGTGTTCAAGTCCGACATGGACCGGGTCAAGGCGGAGATCACCTGGCTCAGCCAGCACCGGGCGTTCTACATCTTCATCACCGACGCGAATTTCGGCATGCTGACCCGCGACATTGAGATCGCCCAGCACATCGCCGAGTGCAAGCGGAAGTATGGCTATCCGCTCACCATTTGGCTGAGCGCGGCGAAGAACTCGCCTGACCGGGTCACGCAGATCACGCGGATCCTGAGCCAGGAGGGTTTGATCTCCACCCAGCCGGTCTCGCTCCAGACGATGGACGCGAACACGCTGAAGAGCGTGAAGCGCGGCAACATCAAGGAGAGCGCCTACCTGAGCCTCCAGGAAGAACTGCACCGCAGCAAGCTCTCCTCGTTCGTGGAGATGATCTGGCCGCTTCCCGGCGAGACGCTGGAGACCTTCAGGGAGGGCATCGGGAAGCTCTGCAGCTACGACGCCGACGCGATCCTCATCCACCACCTCCTGCTCATCAACAACGTGCCGATGAACAGCCAGCGCGAGGAGTTCAAGCTGGAGGTGTCGAATGATGAAGACCCGAACAGCGAGGCGCAGGTCGTCGTCGCGACGAAGGACGTTACCCGCGAGGAATACAAGGAGGGTGTGCGGTTCGGGTATCATCTCACGAGCCTGTACAGCCTGCGCGCACTCCGCTTCGTCGGGAGGTACCTCGACAAGCAGGGGCGGCTGGCCTTCAAGGACTTGATCTCCTCGTTCTCGGAGTACTGCAAGCGGAACCCTGACCACCCCTACACGCAGTACATCACCAGCGTGATCGACGGGACCAGCCAGTCGAAGTTCAGCGCCAACGGCGGCATCTTCCACGTCACACTTCACGAGTTCCGCAGAGAGTTCGACCAACTGCTCTTCGGGTTCATTCAAACCCTGGGCATGATGAACGATGAGCTGCTGGAGTTCCTGTTCGAGATGGATCTCCTCAACCGTCCGCACGTGTACAGCAACACGCCCATCAATAATGGCGAAGGGTTGCTGAAACACGTGACGGTCGTCTCGAAGGAGAAGGATGCCATTGTCCTGCGCGTTCCCGAAAAGTACGCGCAGCTCACGTCTGAGCTACTCGGGCTCGAGGGCGCTCCCAGCACGAGCCTGCGCGTGAAGTACCGCGGGACTCAAATGCCGTTCATGGCGAACAAGCCGTACGAGGACAACCTCTCCTACTGCGAGGCGAAGCTCCACAAGATGGGAAGCATACTTCCGGTCTGGGAGTCGGCCGTCCCTTCGCGCACACCGGTCCGGCGGCCGCAAGTGGCCGTCGCGGGCTGACAGGCCTCCAGGCTTTCGCTCCCCCACGCGCGGCTCTTCTCTCTGGAGAAGAGCCGCGCGTGCCGCCAGTGGCTGTTGTTGCTCCTCGCTGACGTTCCAGTCTGCTGCCAAACGATTGCCGCGATGCGGCAAATCCTTTTTCATCAGAAAACGAGGAAAGTCCGGACGGCTCCACTAGGGTGCGCTCCTCCTTACCCCAGAGGAACCCCCATGCATCGAGTGAAGCCGTTGATAGGGCCCGTCCTGTCGGCGCTGTTGCTGTGTGCCCTGCCCGCCAGGGCGCAGATCGCCGCGGCCCACGTCTACCACAACCACATGCCCAACTTCTGGGCCTACTACGACCTGGGCCAATACGCGTCCACGCCCACCGGCGGCCCCATCCGGTACATGTATGACGCGCAGGTCATCAACCTGAAGAAGAATCCCCCGTCCAATTACACATACTACCTGCCATCGGGCGCGCCCATGCCGCACGATGACCTCGTCACCTATTACTCGCACAACGCGAAGACGGGTGCCTACCTGTACTGGCCTCCAAGCGTCGCCTCGGACATGAAAACCAATGCCCCCACCGGCCAGGTGCACGTCACCATGTCCGGCGCCGTGGTGAACAATGTCCAGGATCTCGTCACCCTGAAGAACGTCCCCGGCTACGACAATCCGAACTGGGGCGCCTCCTGGAAGGACCGCTACAGCGCCCTGCTCACCCCCGCGGGCAACCGCACCCTGGATCTCATCCACTTCACCGGCCACCACTCCATGGGGCCCCTGGTCGGTCCCGACTACTTCCTCAAGGATCTCATCTACCAGAGCGCCACGCTCGCCCAGCCCTACTTCCTCGGCGGCTCCTTCCAGTCCTCCAAGGGCTTCTTCCCCACCGAGCTCGGCTTCTCCGAGCGCCTCATCCCCACCCTCTCCAAGCTCGGCGTGCAGTGGGCCGTCATCGGCGACAACCACTTCTCCCGCACCCTCAAGGACTACCCCTACCTCAACGATCCGGGCTCCGACACGCTCGTCTCCCCGCCCAACCGCGCCGATCTCCAGAACACCAGCTCCGTGGGCTCCTGGGTGAGCGCCCAGATGGCCCACGAGCAGCAGGTCATCAAGAACAAGTACCCCTTCGCCTCCACTCCCCACTGGGTGCGCTACGTGGACCCCGCCACGGGCGCCGAGTCGCGCGTCGTCGGCATCCCCGTCAACCAGAACGGCTCCTGGCTCGAGGGCTGGGAAGGCGAGGCCACCGTCGACGTCGTCAACCTCAAGAGCTTCGAGGGCCTCGTCCCCCAGCGGCAGTTCTTCGTCATCGCGCATGATGGCGACAACTCGAGCGGACGCGCCGGCTCCGACTCCACCTGGTACAACGGCCGCTCCGTCACCTGCGCCAATGGCGTGCAGTGCGTGGGCATCTCCGAGTACCTCGTCCACCACCCCCCCGCCTCCACCGACGTGGTGCACGTCCAGGACGGCTCGTGGGTGGACACGCGCGACTCCTCCTCGGATCCCCAGTGGCACCACTGGAAGCTGCCCTTCGGCATCTGGAAGGGTCAGTTCCCCGCCTTCAACGCCGCCACCGGCCTCAATCTCTCTCCCAAGACGAACCTCAGCGGCGTGCAGGAGGGCATGACGGTCTCCCTCGAGCACGGCTGGCACTACCTCGAGCGCAACTTCGCCCTGCTCCAGGCCGCCCTCAACTACGCGAAGACCGCCGAGCAGATCTGGCTCGACGCGCACCCCAATCACTGGTCGCCCACCACCGCGATCGACAAGCAGATCACCCACACGGGCAACCAGCTCAACCCGTGGATGATGTCCTTTCCCGTCAAGGGCGACGTGAACAACGACTGGGCGGGCGGCGCCAACCCCGCGGAACTCGCCTGGTACTTCCTGCTGCCCGCCATGGACTCGGGCTTCGGCTACTACGACGAGAACCAGGACGACAACGTCAAGCCCACGCTGTCCTTCAATCAATCCCTCTACTTCTCCAAGCCCTACGTGCAGCAGCGCATCGCCCAGGACAAGACGGGCCCCTCCGTCTGGTGGGCCCAGCGCTGGCCCTACAACCCCGGCAGCGCCAACACCGACAAGTCCGAGGGCTGGACGCTCCACTTCTTCAACAACCACTTCGCCCTCTACACCTACGCCTACGACGCGAGCGGCATCTCCTCCATCAAGGCCCGCGTCCGGGTGCACACCCACAAGAGCATCGACCCGCTCGACAACACCCACAAGGTCTATGATCCGGCGGCGCGCAAGGCCGCGGGTGTTCCCAACATCGATCCGGCCCGCGTGGGCGCCTGGGTGGACTACCCGCTCACCCGGCGCGACCTGAAGCCTGTCATGAATGGTGTTTCCTGGCAGCCCGCCTACCTGCCCGTCATGGCCAAGGTGCCCGCGCAGGAGATCGGCGACCTCTACTACGTCTACCTGGGCAACTACCGCGACCAGCTCCTCGACTACTACATCGAGGCCACCGACAGCCGGGGCAACATCACCCGGGGAGAGATCCAGTCCGTCTACGTGGGCTCGGGCCGGTACAACCTGGTGGGCGGCAAGTACATCGAGGACCCCAACGGCACGGTACAGGGAACGCATCCCTTCCTCGTGGTGGACACCACCGCGCCCTCGGTCCCCTCGGGACTGACCGCGAAGGCGAAGACGGACCGCTCGGTGACCCTGAGCTGGAGCGCGGCCTCGGACAACGTGGCGGTGAGCGGCTATGACGTCTTCCGCGATGGCACTCAGGTGGGCTCGAGCACCAGCACGGCCTATACCGACAGCGGCCTCTCCCCGAGCACTCAATACAGCTACACCGTGCGCGCCCGGGACGCGGCGGGCAACGCGTCCGCCCAGAGCACCGCCCTGAGCGTCGCCACCCTGACGCCGGACACCACCCCACCCTCCGTTCCCTCGGGCCTGACGGCGTCGGGCACGACGAGCTCCTCGGTGGCCCTCGCCTGGACGGCCTCCACCGACAACTACGGCGTCGCGAACTACGAGGTGCTCCGCAACGGCACCCAGGTCGCGTCCGTCACGGGGACGACCTACTCGGATACCGGCCTCTCGCCGAGCACCACCTACAGCTACACCGTGCGCGCCCGGGACGCGGCGGGCAATGTCTCCTCGCCCAGCACGGCCCTGTCCGTCACCACCCAGACGGGCAACAGCGCCACCGTCTACTATTTCAACAACAACTTCGCCCTCAAATACATCCACTTCCGCATCGGCGGTGGCACGTGGACGACCGTGCCCGGCAACGTCATGGCCACCTCCGAGGTGCCGGGCTACGCCAAATACACCGTCAATCTGGGAGCGGCCACCCAGCTCGAGTGTGTCTTCAACGATGGCAAGGGCACCTGGGACAACAACAAGGGCAACAACTACCTCCTGCCCGCGGGCACCTCCACGGTGAAGGACGGCGTCGTCTCCAGCGGAGCGCCCGCGCTCGACACCACCGCACCCTCCGTCCCCTCGGGCCTCACGGCGGCGTCCAAGACGTCCTCCTCCGTGTCGATCTCCTGGAGCGCCTCCACGGATGCCAGCGGCATCGCCGGATATGACGTGTACCGCGATGGCTCGCTGGTGGGCGCACCCGTCTCCACCAGCTACACCGACAGCGACCTGAGTGCCGGCACGACCTACCGCTACACCGTGCGCGCGCGCGACACCGCGGGCAATGCCTCCGCCCAGAGCACCGCCCTGAGCGTCACCACGAGCACCTCCTCGGCCACCTCCGTCACCTTCAACGTGACGGCCAGCACCGTCGTGGGACAGAACATCTACCTCGTGGGCAACCATGCCGCGCTCGGCAACTGGAACACCGGCGCCGCCATCCTCCTGTCTCCGGCCAGCTACCCGAAGTGGAGCGTGACGCTCAGCCTGCCCGGCTCGACGGCCCTCGAATACAAGTACATCAAGAAGGACGGCTCCGGGAACGTCACCTGGGAGAGCGGCGCCAACCGCTCGACCACGATCCCCGCCTCGGGGACCGCGACCCTCAACGACACCTGGAAGTAGCCGGACCGGGTCTGGCGCGCGAAGCCACCCGGCTCCTCGCGCCAGGCCTCGCCCTGAGGACCCCACGCGGGTCGAACCCATCGCACCACGACGGGGTGCCTCATCGCTCGGAGGGCAAGGAAGAATCCGAGCCACCATCAGTGGGACACCGAGCGGGGGAGCTGTCTTCACGTCCAATGCACCCGTGTGGAGCCATTCCTAGCCTCCACAGGTGTCCAACTGGAGGAGAGGAAAGCGCATGAAACACATCAAGGCGGTGGTGGTGGGTGCGTTGTCCGCGGCTCTGCTCTTCGGCGTGGGATGTCAGACGACGGGCGGTGCTGGGAATCAAGGAACGGGCGGGAGCGATACGTCTCAGGGCGGCACCATGACCGGAAGTGAGACGACCGGAACCGGAACGACCGGAGGCACCACGGAAGGTGGTGACACCACGGGCGGAGGCACCGGCGGAACAGGTGCTGGCGACATCGACGGTTCGAGCAGTGGCAGCACGGGCTCCGGTAGCGACGTGGGCGGCTCCGGCGGCTCGGGCGTGTCCAGTGAACCGGGCGGTTTCAGCCCCGACGCCTCGGGCGTGGACAGCGACCTGGGCGGCTCCGGCACCGGCAGTGACGTGGACGGCTCCGGCAGCACGGACTCCAGCGGCAACATGAGCGGCACGGGCTCCGAAGACGACACCAGCCGCTGACGCCGCGCTCCCTGGCGCACGATGGCTCGCTGGCAGGGCCCGTGCGCCGGGCAGCAGGAGGGCTCCGGGGGCCGTTGAAGTCCCCGGGGCCGTCTCATGCTCCTGGGCGACCTGAATCCGCGCACCCTGATCCCTGGGACAATGCGACCTCCGCTCCGGGTTGACAGTTTGCTTTCATGAGCCCGGCAAGACGCAAGGAGAGCAAGCAGCACGAAGTGGGCTCCGCCACACACGCACGGCGGGTG
Protein-coding sequences here:
- a CDS encoding carbohydrate-binding module family 20 domain-containing protein, whose translation is MHRVKPLIGPVLSALLLCALPARAQIAAAHVYHNHMPNFWAYYDLGQYASTPTGGPIRYMYDAQVINLKKNPPSNYTYYLPSGAPMPHDDLVTYYSHNAKTGAYLYWPPSVASDMKTNAPTGQVHVTMSGAVVNNVQDLVTLKNVPGYDNPNWGASWKDRYSALLTPAGNRTLDLIHFTGHHSMGPLVGPDYFLKDLIYQSATLAQPYFLGGSFQSSKGFFPTELGFSERLIPTLSKLGVQWAVIGDNHFSRTLKDYPYLNDPGSDTLVSPPNRADLQNTSSVGSWVSAQMAHEQQVIKNKYPFASTPHWVRYVDPATGAESRVVGIPVNQNGSWLEGWEGEATVDVVNLKSFEGLVPQRQFFVIAHDGDNSSGRAGSDSTWYNGRSVTCANGVQCVGISEYLVHHPPASTDVVHVQDGSWVDTRDSSSDPQWHHWKLPFGIWKGQFPAFNAATGLNLSPKTNLSGVQEGMTVSLEHGWHYLERNFALLQAALNYAKTAEQIWLDAHPNHWSPTTAIDKQITHTGNQLNPWMMSFPVKGDVNNDWAGGANPAELAWYFLLPAMDSGFGYYDENQDDNVKPTLSFNQSLYFSKPYVQQRIAQDKTGPSVWWAQRWPYNPGSANTDKSEGWTLHFFNNHFALYTYAYDASGISSIKARVRVHTHKSIDPLDNTHKVYDPAARKAAGVPNIDPARVGAWVDYPLTRRDLKPVMNGVSWQPAYLPVMAKVPAQEIGDLYYVYLGNYRDQLLDYYIEATDSRGNITRGEIQSVYVGSGRYNLVGGKYIEDPNGTVQGTHPFLVVDTTAPSVPSGLTAKAKTDRSVTLSWSAASDNVAVSGYDVFRDGTQVGSSTSTAYTDSGLSPSTQYSYTVRARDAAGNASAQSTALSVATLTPDTTPPSVPSGLTASGTTSSSVALAWTASTDNYGVANYEVLRNGTQVASVTGTTYSDTGLSPSTTYSYTVRARDAAGNVSSPSTALSVTTQTGNSATVYYFNNNFALKYIHFRIGGGTWTTVPGNVMATSEVPGYAKYTVNLGAATQLECVFNDGKGTWDNNKGNNYLLPAGTSTVKDGVVSSGAPALDTTAPSVPSGLTAASKTSSSVSISWSASTDASGIAGYDVYRDGSLVGAPVSTSYTDSDLSAGTTYRYTVRARDTAGNASAQSTALSVTTSTSSATSVTFNVTASTVVGQNIYLVGNHAALGNWNTGAAILLSPASYPKWSVTLSLPGSTALEYKYIKKDGSGNVTWESGANRSTTIPASGTATLNDTWK